One window from the genome of Aquificaceae bacterium encodes:
- a CDS encoding cell division protein FtsA, whose amino-acid sequence MLKKVVTAKDGEKSLSIEYSSLSKEWRTSQKSGRVLCCVPSDRVFIKVESYTQEDKKTKLSELKNYAREKFPESRHDIRLSEGRAYLALCRSCEDCEAIELEPFALARLGSLYGDEIFVIDWGRRKTVFVELRDSVLQSFRVVMRGGDYISRKLSEVRGISHEEGERLKRLEGITLREVEEAVKEILELSGYNFEGKRVLLTGGGSRLRGLRGLFPEALELRHCEPEYAVCLGACLREVLKNSYPDFVQRELTPQGMKRLAYVGAGMGIAFMLSLFAMHRVYSVETLRDAQRTEFKKLFPREPIVSLQEQVRAKVSTGEEYRLTKLFSRAQESLRPGMKLYSFEYADGRLTIKGEADRNTLEGLKLQSIKETPTGKVEFELRVP is encoded by the coding sequence ATGCTTAAAAAAGTTGTAACCGCAAAGGATGGAGAGAAGAGTTTAAGCATTGAATATAGCTCGCTTTCAAAAGAGTGGAGGACCTCTCAAAAGTCTGGAAGAGTTCTTTGTTGTGTGCCATCTGACAGGGTTTTCATAAAGGTTGAAAGTTATACTCAGGAAGATAAAAAGACAAAGCTCTCTGAACTTAAGAATTACGCAAGGGAAAAGTTTCCGGAAAGCAGACACGATATAAGACTCTCCGAGGGCAGGGCTTATCTTGCTCTCTGCAGAAGCTGTGAGGACTGTGAAGCCATTGAGCTTGAACCCTTTGCCCTTGCAAGACTTGGAAGTCTCTACGGCGACGAGATTTTTGTCATAGACTGGGGCAGGAGGAAGACGGTCTTTGTAGAACTTAGGGATAGTGTGCTTCAGTCCTTCAGGGTTGTGATGAGGGGTGGAGACTACATAAGCCGTAAGCTCTCAGAGGTCAGAGGTATATCCCATGAAGAAGGGGAAAGGCTCAAAAGGCTTGAAGGCATTACCCTCAGAGAGGTGGAAGAAGCAGTTAAGGAAATCCTTGAACTCTCTGGCTACAACTTTGAAGGCAAAAGGGTGCTTCTTACGGGTGGAGGCTCAAGGCTAAGGGGGCTGAGAGGTCTTTTCCCTGAGGCTCTGGAACTGAGGCATTGTGAGCCAGAATATGCAGTCTGTCTCGGAGCATGTCTAAGGGAAGTTTTAAAAAACTCATACCCGGACTTTGTCCAGAGGGAGCTGACACCCCAGGGCATGAAAAGACTGGCCTATGTGGGCGCAGGTATGGGTATAGCTTTTATGCTTAGCCTGTTTGCCATGCACAGGGTCTACTCGGTGGAGACCCTGAGAGATGCTCAGAGGACTGAGTTCAAAAAGCTATTTCCAAGAGAGCCCATAGTTTCCCTTCAGGAGCAGGTCCGGGCAAAGGTATCTACCGGTGAAGAATACAGGCTTACAAAGCTCTTCTCAAGGGCTCAGGAGAGTCTCAGACCGGGCATGAAGCTATACAGCTTTGAGTATGCGGATGGAAGGCTCACCATAAAAGGTGAGGCAGACAGGAATACCCTTGAGGGTCTTAAACTGCAGTCAATAAAGGAAACACCCACTGGAAAGGTAGAATTTGAGCTGAGAGTGCCATGA
- a CDS encoding GspE/PulE family protein, protein MVDIVKSYRLIPVEENDSLVKVLAPRGADPLLFEELRFSLGKEVVPLFVSEEEFSQRLQEVLAQEEVRIETEEGQEQEVRDILYEEETSPAVSFVNQTLIRAVNVSASDVHIEPYEGQSVVRIRLDGVLHEYTRIPLSLHEQVVSRIKVLANLNVAERRVPQDGKIAVRVGRRHLDIRVSVVPTVFGERVVLRLLEKGGRLLRLEDLGLWEEDLIRLRRLSQKPYGIVLATGPTGAGKSTTLYAMILEIKSPTRNIITIEDPPEYQIEGVSQIQVNPKVGLTFAVGLRAILRQDPDVIMVGEIRDAETAEIAVQSALTGHLVLSTLHTNDAPSAITRLFDLGIEPFLIASALEGVVAQRLVRKICPHCREEYRPTEEELLELGLSGEFTFYRGRGCEHCMGTGYRGRTGIYEVLEVDEEIKRVILKMQDAVELRNSARAGGFKSMLEDGIRKVLAGITTPEEVLRAVRAED, encoded by the coding sequence ATGGTTGACATAGTAAAAAGCTACAGGCTCATTCCAGTTGAGGAAAATGACTCCCTTGTGAAAGTTCTTGCACCGAGGGGAGCAGACCCTCTCCTCTTTGAGGAGCTTCGTTTTTCTCTTGGAAAGGAGGTGGTGCCCCTTTTTGTGTCTGAGGAGGAGTTTTCCCAGAGGCTTCAGGAGGTGCTGGCTCAGGAAGAGGTGCGTATAGAGACCGAAGAGGGGCAGGAGCAGGAGGTCAGAGATATCCTCTACGAAGAGGAGACAAGCCCTGCAGTGAGCTTTGTAAACCAGACGCTCATCAGAGCAGTGAATGTCTCTGCGTCAGACGTTCATATAGAACCCTACGAAGGGCAGTCTGTGGTCCGGATAAGGCTTGATGGTGTGCTGCATGAATACACGCGCATACCCCTTTCCCTGCACGAGCAGGTGGTCTCCCGCATAAAGGTGCTGGCAAACCTGAATGTGGCAGAGAGAAGGGTGCCTCAGGATGGAAAGATTGCAGTAAGAGTTGGCAGGAGACACCTTGACATAAGGGTATCGGTTGTCCCCACCGTCTTTGGGGAGAGGGTGGTTCTCAGGCTTCTGGAAAAGGGTGGAAGGCTTCTCAGGCTTGAGGACCTGGGGCTCTGGGAGGAAGACCTCATAAGGCTCAGAAGGCTCTCTCAGAAGCCCTACGGCATAGTGCTTGCCACAGGTCCAACAGGTGCGGGCAAAAGCACCACCCTCTATGCCATGATACTGGAGATTAAAAGCCCCACCAGAAACATCATCACCATAGAAGACCCGCCCGAGTATCAGATAGAAGGGGTGAGCCAGATACAGGTAAACCCAAAAGTGGGTCTTACCTTTGCGGTGGGGCTAAGAGCCATCCTGCGTCAGGACCCGGATGTTATCATGGTGGGGGAGATAAGGGACGCAGAGACCGCAGAAATAGCGGTGCAGTCCGCCCTAACGGGGCACCTGGTGCTTTCCACCCTCCATACAAACGATGCACCCTCCGCCATAACAAGGCTCTTTGACCTTGGCATAGAGCCCTTTCTCATAGCTTCAGCCCTTGAGGGGGTTGTGGCTCAGAGGCTTGTAAGAAAGATATGTCCACACTGCAGAGAGGAATACAGACCCACTGAGGAAGAACTTCTGGAGCTGGGTCTTTCTGGGGAATTCACCTTTTACAGGGGTAGGGGCTGCGAGCACTGTATGGGAACGGGCTACAGGGGAAGGACGGGCATATACGAGGTGCTGGAGGTGGACGAGGAGATAAAGAGGGTTATACTAAAAATGCAGGATGCGGTGGAGCTCAGAAACTCTGCAAGAGCGGGTGGTTTTAAAAGTATGCTGGAGGATGGCATAAGGAAGGTGCTTGCAGGCATAACCACACCTGAAGAGGTGCTCAGGGCTGTAAGGGCAGAGGATTGA
- a CDS encoding S8 family serine peptidase, with translation MWLLIFFLLSFALGGELKVLYHDGRVGVVSEQALKSLKSQLVYTEKPKRLWLKDEILRSSSIGIWVRGSKSYSLPVRAGQTIGFSTINASVSFSGPCSQSGNILSCFSDGSLNISASSSDGRLLLWSETHPLSLLPDSYWLGTSARLSGRTGRGVLAVVVDTGIDLCHPEFEDRIVLFYDATSGLELDQNAIRQRRQSGDCDYDFGGHGTAVAGVLAGKNGIAPGASIVAVKVVSSIGAIDDATVMRALEYIKSKRQQLGMPMVVNISLGNTLGPADGTSLLDLFIDQNSGPGTIVVAAAGNEGHLPLRAVIQEATFVSVPVSLSPGIPFEVWYGGSSSYRVELCDSSGRCAVSQRGSPPTLNLSCVNSITHQSYPLNGKVYVEFDHNCSGSYTLKLTLTSGGPSRVDLFGGFEGNSFGAYTVSDGQGGYLYTVAQPATARRAIAVGAFTSKALSSGSPAFNSLGMLAFFSSRGPTVDGRTKPDISAGGYVVYVPQEMGGYAYEAGTSFSTPAVAGLVALMLEANPSLIPEQAKELLCQNALRDSAVGSVPNNFFGCGKAQAVMSVSPGSGGQTPPSGGTLTTSGGGGGCSTGSAQYLWVYGFVALLLVLRRFKGKPDRMEGA, from the coding sequence ATGTGGCTTTTGATTTTCTTTTTATTGAGCTTTGCTCTGGGAGGGGAGCTAAAGGTTCTCTATCACGATGGCAGGGTGGGCGTGGTTTCAGAGCAGGCTCTGAAAAGTCTCAAGTCTCAGCTTGTATACACAGAAAAGCCCAAGAGGCTATGGCTAAAGGATGAAATACTCAGGAGTTCCTCCATTGGCATATGGGTCAGGGGCTCAAAAAGCTACAGCCTTCCAGTGAGGGCAGGACAGACCATAGGCTTTTCCACCATAAACGCATCGGTGAGCTTTTCAGGTCCCTGCTCCCAGTCTGGCAATATCCTCAGCTGTTTTTCTGACGGAAGCCTTAACATAAGCGCCAGCTCCTCCGATGGCAGGCTTTTGCTCTGGAGTGAGACCCATCCTTTAAGCCTTCTGCCAGACTCTTACTGGCTTGGCACATCTGCGAGGCTCTCTGGCAGGACGGGGAGGGGTGTGCTGGCGGTAGTAGTGGACACGGGTATAGACCTGTGCCATCCCGAGTTTGAAGACAGGATAGTGCTTTTTTATGATGCAACCTCTGGGCTGGAGCTGGACCAGAACGCCATAAGACAGAGGCGTCAGTCTGGAGACTGCGACTACGACTTTGGGGGGCACGGCACTGCGGTTGCTGGAGTGCTGGCGGGCAAAAACGGCATTGCACCCGGGGCCAGCATAGTGGCGGTAAAAGTTGTTAGTTCTATAGGCGCCATTGACGACGCCACCGTAATGAGGGCACTTGAATACATAAAAAGCAAAAGACAACAGCTTGGTATGCCCATGGTGGTGAACATATCCCTTGGCAATACCCTTGGACCTGCCGACGGCACCTCACTCCTTGACCTTTTCATAGACCAGAACTCTGGTCCTGGAACCATCGTAGTAGCTGCCGCAGGAAACGAGGGACACCTGCCCTTAAGGGCGGTCATTCAGGAGGCTACTTTTGTGAGCGTTCCCGTCAGCCTTAGCCCTGGCATACCCTTTGAGGTCTGGTATGGAGGAAGTTCTTCTTATCGGGTGGAGCTCTGCGACAGCTCTGGAAGGTGTGCAGTCTCTCAGAGGGGCAGTCCTCCGACCCTTAACCTGTCCTGCGTCAACTCCATAACCCACCAGAGTTATCCTCTCAATGGAAAGGTCTATGTGGAGTTTGACCACAACTGCTCTGGAAGCTATACTCTCAAGCTCACACTCACCTCAGGTGGTCCCTCAAGAGTGGACCTCTTTGGAGGTTTTGAGGGCAACTCCTTTGGAGCCTACACGGTCTCTGACGGACAAGGTGGATACCTCTACACAGTTGCCCAGCCGGCTACCGCAAGGAGGGCTATAGCGGTGGGTGCCTTTACCTCAAAGGCTCTCAGTAGTGGCTCTCCAGCCTTCAACAGCCTTGGAATGCTTGCCTTTTTCTCTTCGAGGGGTCCCACCGTGGACGGAAGGACAAAGCCAGACATAAGCGCAGGGGGTTATGTGGTATATGTGCCGCAGGAAATGGGGGGTTATGCCTATGAGGCGGGCACCTCCTTCTCTACACCTGCAGTGGCGGGGCTTGTTGCCCTCATGCTGGAAGCAAACCCGAGCCTTATCCCAGAACAGGCGAAGGAGCTTCTCTGTCAGAACGCCCTGAGGGACTCAGCAGTGGGCAGTGTGCCTAACAACTTCTTTGGCTGTGGAAAGGCACAGGCGGTCATGAGCGTCTCCCCCGGTTCTGGAGGTCAGACACCACCCTCTGGTGGCACTCTCACAACTTCTGGCGGGGGTGGGGGTTGCAGCACTGGCTCTGCTCAGTATCTGTGGGTGTATGGCTTTGTTGCCCTACTGCTTGTCCTCAGAAGGTTCAAGGGCAAGCCTGACCGCATGGAGGGCGCTTGA
- a CDS encoding protease: protein MIRLLAFFMSINLALSQTIVVPIPGQPREQTPQPIQTPQSSSGGGAGLGLVVGSVVGGLILSLIFSKAVPAKPAEGKGGKDQKMPAFVPFEFIVVHRGLLEGLEVIERGIFEDINFSLVRWEKSQRELEESLKDSVLFVQPNFIYELFGEATAQVRSGEGREGGLKAGVCLLDTGADQKAVGGFLLRVENHLRSPYAPEDHGTASAYLIGSGGAGVYLHRVCSEGRCTSFAFAKALVECFREGVRVINTPFGMYGEDRLAGLIISGISRAGFRVVAPVGNEPSRVLPFPARHPAVVKVAGDPCFPRGLCENFPREPYRVKALGVGGMERLFVGTSFSSALHAVRLALEPSEDKQ from the coding sequence ATGATACGGCTATTAGCCTTCTTCATGAGCATAAACCTGGCACTCTCTCAGACAATTGTAGTTCCCATACCAGGTCAACCAAGGGAGCAAACGCCACAACCTATCCAGACACCACAATCCTCCAGCGGTGGTGGTGCGGGGCTAGGTTTGGTAGTGGGTTCAGTGGTGGGCGGTCTGATTCTGAGCCTTATCTTCTCAAAGGCTGTGCCTGCAAAGCCCGCTGAAGGTAAGGGTGGGAAAGACCAGAAAATGCCAGCCTTTGTTCCCTTTGAGTTTATAGTGGTTCACAGAGGGCTTCTGGAGGGGCTTGAGGTGATAGAAAGGGGAATTTTTGAAGATATAAACTTCTCCCTTGTGCGGTGGGAGAAGAGCCAGAGGGAGCTGGAGGAGAGCCTGAAGGATAGTGTGCTCTTTGTTCAGCCAAACTTTATATACGAGCTCTTTGGCGAAGCCACAGCCCAAGTAAGGTCTGGTGAGGGAAGAGAGGGCGGGCTGAAGGCTGGCGTATGCCTTCTGGATACGGGCGCAGACCAGAAGGCAGTGGGTGGATTTTTACTGAGGGTTGAAAACCATCTGAGAAGTCCATACGCTCCAGAAGACCACGGCACTGCCAGCGCCTACCTCATAGGTTCAGGGGGAGCGGGTGTTTACCTCCACAGGGTCTGCTCTGAGGGCAGGTGCACCTCCTTTGCCTTTGCGAAGGCTCTGGTGGAGTGCTTCAGAGAGGGAGTGAGGGTGATAAACACGCCCTTTGGCATGTATGGGGAGGACAGGCTGGCAGGACTGATAATTTCTGGAATATCAAGGGCTGGCTTCAGGGTGGTTGCGCCCGTAGGCAACGAGCCATCAAGGGTTCTACCCTTTCCCGCAAGGCATCCGGCAGTTGTAAAGGTGGCAGGAGACCCTTGCTTTCCAAGAGGGCTGTGTGAAAACTTTCCCAGAGAGCCCTACAGGGTAAAGGCTCTGGGAGTGGGTGGTATGGAAAGGCTCTTTGTGGGTACCTCTTTCTCAAGCGCCCTCCATGCGGTCAGGCTTGCCCTTGAACCTTCTGAGGACAAGCAGTAG
- a CDS encoding glycosyltransferase family 1 protein: MTVSELGNRNILINALFIHKKPTGLGIYTDEVVKSLLNLNRELAFLLPESHSRNYQGNFSARFFGVSDIVMPGRSLLNSIARIAWLQLRLPFILKKNSVGVFYSTVPEGMIYTLSGVRQIITIHDFLPLIFWGEYPRMRYYFKYVLPLVIKSSSCIVCVSESTRKDLYKYFPSNSQRVETIYPGVDTDTFKRLSYEEVYQEKLVYGDYVLFVSAVRRYKNLHRLVRAFGKLNHGHVKLLVVGERSGEYYEEVYREVRQMGLEKRVYFLDYVDRQKLVKLYNGAIALIFPSLYEGFGLPLLEAMACGCPVVASDRASIPEVCGDAAVYFDPEDVEDMATKISTVIRNESLRLSMSMKGLERARFFTWKNTARKTMDLLDSMLE, from the coding sequence ATGACCGTCTCAGAACTTGGGAACAGGAATATTCTAATCAATGCACTTTTTATACATAAAAAACCCACTGGTCTTGGAATTTACACAGATGAAGTGGTTAAATCCCTTCTTAATCTGAACAGGGAACTGGCATTTCTGCTACCAGAATCACATTCTCGTAATTACCAAGGAAATTTCTCTGCAAGGTTCTTCGGGGTGTCTGACATTGTGATGCCGGGAAGAAGTTTATTGAACAGCATTGCGAGAATAGCCTGGTTACAGTTAAGACTTCCTTTCATTCTGAAAAAAAACAGCGTGGGAGTTTTCTATTCAACAGTTCCAGAGGGTATGATATACACATTAAGTGGCGTAAGGCAGATTATAACAATTCATGACTTTCTTCCTCTAATATTCTGGGGTGAATATCCAAGAATGAGATATTATTTCAAGTACGTGTTACCACTCGTAATAAAGAGCTCATCGTGTATAGTCTGCGTTTCTGAAAGCACAAGAAAGGACTTGTATAAATATTTTCCATCAAACTCTCAAAGGGTGGAGACCATTTATCCGGGTGTGGATACAGATACCTTCAAAAGGCTGTCCTACGAAGAGGTGTATCAGGAGAAGCTTGTCTATGGGGATTATGTTCTCTTTGTGAGTGCGGTCAGAAGATACAAAAACCTTCATAGACTGGTGAGGGCTTTTGGAAAACTTAACCATGGTCATGTAAAGCTTTTGGTTGTGGGAGAAAGGTCCGGCGAATACTATGAAGAAGTCTACAGGGAAGTGAGGCAGATGGGGCTTGAGAAGAGGGTATACTTTCTGGATTACGTAGACAGGCAAAAGCTTGTCAAGCTATATAATGGAGCAATAGCACTCATATTCCCCTCTCTGTATGAAGGTTTTGGTCTTCCGCTCCTTGAAGCCATGGCCTGTGGCTGTCCAGTGGTTGCTTCAGACAGGGCTTCCATACCTGAAGTATGTGGTGATGCGGCTGTTTATTTTGACCCAGAAGATGTGGAAGATATGGCCACAAAGATATCAACAGTAATCAGGAACGAGAGCTTGAGGCTCAGTATGAGTATGAAAGGACTGGAAAGAGCAAGATTCTTTACGTGGAAGAATACTGCCAGAAAGACGATGGACTTGCTTGATTCCATGTTAGAATAA
- a CDS encoding lytic transglycosylase domain-containing protein: protein MDLSLCFQQASEVYDIPKKLMVVIAYVESGLNPKAYNRNKNGTYDIGIMQVNSSNIPLLMRKGIIGGEQDLWHPCKNIMAGGYILRECILKNGVSWKAVDCYNKGKNARETSKYVWKVYRTLEMVNLYASGRNSEVTGNEF, encoded by the coding sequence ATGGATCTGTCTCTCTGCTTCCAGCAGGCATCTGAAGTTTATGACATTCCCAAGAAGTTGATGGTGGTCATAGCTTATGTGGAGAGTGGTCTGAACCCGAAGGCATATAACAGAAACAAAAATGGAACTTACGACATAGGAATAATGCAGGTTAACTCATCCAATATCCCCTTGCTAATGAGAAAAGGCATTATAGGAGGAGAACAGGACCTGTGGCATCCCTGTAAAAACATAATGGCAGGTGGATACATCTTGCGAGAGTGTATTCTAAAAAACGGAGTAAGCTGGAAGGCTGTAGACTGTTACAACAAGGGGAAAAATGCCAGAGAGACCAGCAAGTATGTCTGGAAAGTATACAGGACCCTCGAAATGGTAAACCTTTACGCTTCAGGGAGAAACTCTGAGGTTACAGGAAACGAGTTTTAG
- a CDS encoding secretin N-terminal domain-containing protein, whose product MKSIAIFCTVAIMVFSCGQVVQEHYTIKTEKIQKQEEVPQTSISELKSEREEKVNPVVYEKPAREAAEEKEIQKGGKISLHFEDISLQELLNEVFYKILGLSYVAPAELTQRVTIHADKISKEEAYEYVKSLLEMAGYGVLKEDRVLRVVPQKATTAQGLGFLVYRPTYIAPQTLNEAIKGLLSPIGKSFVSGQAIVVIDEGARIARIRGLIQGVDSSLYSSTNIAFIRTALPPEQVKESLEKILRLLGKADTPQVVEALRREGLLVVVSSDKNLFEEIKGWVRIIEEYSKRERQEVAIYRLNFVEAKTVAEIISSLALLQETLTITTTTEKVASEQRTQQQAQPERVETPAETRARTPQRQAQEQQPAQQPAQQLQRPAEPTTIREERKEEKLTTFGNIIADPKSNSLIVRATPLQHQVIKALLSELDRVPRQVLIEMVVAEVSLGDSLQLGFEGLIKGFIDSKMFNISTSFGLIPNAQNLQGLNVAIFNNAGDLRAILNFLSTKTSVRVLSAPHIIVRDNEEATIQVGAEVPILSQQLAVSTGGLPSVQNQVQYRNTGIILRVVPTISTDNRVTLRIYQEVSDAVSNTITPQLQSPIITKRSSSTTLITDGNQVALLGGIIQSRTTKDTSGVPLLSDIPGLGILFRNQKESTSNTELIVLIKANVINTPAENTTYKGEFLEKTRKLRELIREE is encoded by the coding sequence ATGAAAAGTATAGCCATTTTTTGCACAGTAGCCATAATGGTCTTTTCATGCGGTCAGGTAGTTCAGGAGCATTACACCATAAAAACTGAAAAAATCCAGAAACAGGAGGAAGTGCCTCAAACATCCATCAGCGAATTAAAGTCAGAGAGAGAGGAAAAGGTCAATCCAGTGGTTTATGAAAAGCCTGCGAGAGAGGCTGCTGAAGAAAAAGAAATCCAGAAGGGTGGAAAAATCTCCCTCCACTTTGAGGACATAAGCCTTCAGGAGCTTCTGAATGAGGTCTTCTACAAGATACTTGGGCTTTCCTACGTGGCACCTGCAGAGCTTACTCAAAGGGTTACCATTCATGCAGACAAGATATCAAAAGAAGAAGCCTATGAGTATGTAAAGAGCCTTTTAGAGATGGCTGGCTATGGGGTGTTAAAAGAAGACAGAGTTCTTAGGGTGGTTCCTCAGAAGGCTACTACAGCTCAGGGGCTCGGCTTTCTGGTCTACAGACCTACCTACATAGCCCCACAGACACTCAACGAAGCCATAAAGGGGCTTCTTTCTCCTATAGGTAAGTCCTTTGTAAGCGGACAGGCGATTGTAGTCATAGATGAAGGGGCCAGGATAGCAAGAATAAGAGGTCTTATTCAGGGCGTGGACAGCTCTCTCTATAGCTCCACGAATATAGCTTTCATAAGAACAGCCCTTCCGCCGGAGCAGGTTAAGGAAAGCCTTGAGAAGATACTTAGGCTCCTTGGAAAGGCGGACACACCACAGGTGGTGGAGGCCCTGAGGAGGGAGGGACTTCTTGTGGTAGTGTCCTCCGACAAGAACCTCTTTGAGGAGATAAAGGGTTGGGTCAGGATAATAGAAGAATACTCAAAGAGAGAAAGACAGGAGGTTGCCATATACAGGCTCAACTTTGTGGAGGCAAAGACAGTTGCTGAGATAATATCCAGTCTGGCTCTTCTTCAGGAAACCCTCACCATAACAACAACTACAGAGAAAGTTGCGAGTGAGCAAAGAACTCAACAGCAGGCACAGCCAGAAAGAGTGGAAACTCCTGCCGAGACAAGAGCAAGAACACCTCAGAGACAGGCTCAGGAACAGCAGCCAGCTCAGCAACCCGCTCAGCAGCTTCAACGACCCGCTGAACCTACAACCATAAGGGAAGAGAGAAAAGAGGAAAAGCTGACAACCTTTGGCAACATAATAGCAGACCCAAAGAGCAACTCACTTATAGTAAGGGCTACGCCTCTACAACATCAGGTTATCAAGGCCCTTCTTTCGGAGCTTGACAGGGTCCCCAGGCAGGTGCTCATTGAGATGGTTGTGGCTGAGGTATCTCTAGGTGATTCCCTTCAGCTTGGCTTTGAAGGTCTTATAAAAGGCTTTATAGACAGCAAGATGTTCAACATATCCACATCCTTTGGGCTCATTCCAAATGCCCAGAACCTGCAGGGTTTGAATGTAGCCATTTTTAACAACGCTGGAGATTTAAGGGCAATACTTAATTTTCTATCAACAAAAACTTCTGTAAGGGTGCTTTCAGCACCGCATATTATAGTCAGGGACAACGAAGAAGCCACCATACAGGTTGGTGCAGAAGTGCCTATCCTCAGTCAACAGCTGGCTGTAAGCACAGGAGGTCTTCCAAGCGTTCAGAATCAGGTTCAATACAGAAACACCGGCATAATCCTCAGGGTGGTCCCCACCATAAGCACTGATAACAGGGTGACACTCAGGATATATCAGGAGGTAAGCGATGCAGTTTCCAACACCATAACTCCTCAGCTTCAGTCTCCCATAATTACCAAGAGGTCTTCTTCCACTACACTTATAACCGATGGTAATCAGGTGGCCCTGCTCGGGGGAATAATACAGAGCAGGACAACAAAGGACACGAGCGGTGTCCCTCTTCTATCTGATATACCGGGACTGGGCATTCTTTTCAGAAATCAAAAGGAAAGCACATCCAACACGGAGCTAATAGTGTTAATAAAGGCAAATGTGATAAACACACCTGCGGAAAATACAACCTACAAGGGAGAATTTCTTGAAAAGACCAGAAAACTGAGAGAGCTTATAAGAGAAGAATGA
- a CDS encoding NAD(P)-dependent oxidoreductase: MPKDEQKGGLNVLWLNIYGEDLEILKNLETEGFYVYGTKLSLDNREIINLEWKDAIDVIVFSSVNTTIDKYIIDNFKRLQLIVTRSTGCEHINLEYCNNKGIKVCSIRGYSTISTAEYTISLIFSLLRKLKSTILKVQKGRFERETGADLHGKIVGVVGTGLVGTTVAKLLKCLGAKVFYWSFRRKEELEGLGIRYVDLEELYRSADVLTFHLSLSEKTRYIFNRGSLRIVKPGVYIVNTARGGLIELEAIYEGLRNGIIAGCALDCFEGESYFIRGKSSDSPSKIQIINDIAKFPNVIITPHNAYNSEESIKRDVEYTLRTLLHYRKTGECLYPCQ; encoded by the coding sequence ATGCCGAAGGATGAGCAGAAGGGCGGTCTAAATGTCTTATGGCTAAATATTTACGGGGAAGATTTAGAGATATTAAAAAACCTTGAGACAGAAGGATTTTACGTGTATGGCACCAAACTGTCTCTTGATAACCGAGAGATTATAAATCTTGAATGGAAGGATGCTATAGACGTCATAGTTTTCTCTTCTGTAAACACAACCATTGATAAGTATATTATTGACAACTTTAAGCGTCTTCAGCTCATAGTTACGAGATCAACCGGCTGTGAACACATAAATTTAGAATATTGTAATAATAAGGGTATAAAGGTATGCTCCATAAGAGGTTACAGCACCATATCAACCGCTGAATACACCATATCTCTTATTTTTTCACTGTTGAGAAAGCTGAAAAGTACTATACTGAAAGTGCAGAAGGGAAGGTTTGAAAGGGAAACTGGCGCAGACCTCCATGGTAAGATTGTGGGGGTTGTGGGCACTGGCCTGGTGGGCACAACAGTAGCAAAGCTTTTAAAATGCCTTGGTGCTAAGGTCTTCTACTGGAGTTTCAGAAGGAAAGAGGAGCTTGAAGGGCTCGGAATAAGGTATGTTGACCTTGAAGAGCTATACAGGTCAGCGGATGTATTGACCTTTCACCTGTCCCTGTCTGAAAAAACCCGCTATATCTTCAACAGAGGTTCTCTGAGAATTGTAAAACCTGGTGTATACATAGTTAACACTGCAAGAGGAGGGCTCATAGAACTTGAGGCTATCTATGAAGGACTAAGAAATGGCATAATAGCAGGCTGTGCTCTGGATTGTTTTGAGGGCGAGAGTTATTTTATAAGAGGGAAGTCAAGCGATAGCCCCTCCAAAATTCAGATAATCAATGATATAGCAAAATTCCCCAACGTGATAATAACACCGCATAATGCATACAACTCTGAAGAAAGCATAAAAAGGGATGTGGAGTACACATTGAGAACCTTATTGCATTACAGAAAAACTGGAGAATGTCTCTATCCATGTCAATGA
- a CDS encoding type II secretion system protein → MRGYTLIEILVAFSIAIIAIPVIYQTLSTLSSRLYYLDKISREIDYLQRYNNSVVGELTNQSSIIRSFYFELESIKGECEEKGSEERYISCPYKDFSPLNPYLDTPVDGVRVIVFSSGFYFLIPK, encoded by the coding sequence ATGCGAGGCTATACTTTAATTGAAATCTTAGTCGCCTTTTCTATAGCCATTATTGCTATACCCGTTATTTATCAAACCCTTTCAACCCTCAGTTCAAGACTCTACTATCTTGATAAAATTTCCCGTGAGATAGATTATCTTCAGAGATACAACAACTCAGTAGTAGGAGAATTGACAAACCAGAGTAGCATTATCAGAAGCTTCTACTTTGAACTTGAAAGCATAAAGGGGGAATGTGAAGAAAAAGGCTCAGAAGAGAGATATATATCATGTCCATACAAGGACTTTTCGCCCCTTAATCCTTATCTCGATACACCAGTTGACGGTGTAAGAGTCATAGTTTTTAGCAGTGGTTTTTATTTCTTAATACCAAAATGA